Proteins from a single region of Pyrus communis chromosome 6, drPyrComm1.1, whole genome shotgun sequence:
- the LOC137737279 gene encoding protein NPGR2-like, which produces MRTKKWMSKRRFSIKGRLDKMLKCMRSGEQLRVDEVPHSSDSLATRDYSASGGTGHSSRTGEIETKVDNSNIEEAESSLRESGYLNYEEARALLGRLEYQKGNTEAALHVFEGIDIAGVIPKMKVSISRRCETNRRRSQSDAGPPMSMHAVSLLLEAIFLKAKSLQGLGRFGEAAQSCKLILDTVESALPDGLPENFASDCKLQETVGKAVELLPELWILAGAAQEAILSYRQALLYRWNLDIELASKIEKEFAVFLLYSGCDANPPNLRSQMESSFVPRNNIEEAILLLLVLLRKFVARRIGWDPSILDHLSFALSISGKVRALAHQVEELIPGIMGRQERYCTLALCYYGEGEDLVALNLLKNVLNNRENTDCILELLLASKICSENSVCIEDGTKYVYKALSELDGKCCQMLSIANCLLGVSLSAKSRSVASDSERILKQSEALQALQTADKITKERSPYVVYHLCLEHAEQRKLDIALYYAKQLLKLEAGSNIKSYALLARILSAQKRFIDAETVINAALDQTGKWDQGELLRTKAKLHIAQGQLKNAIETYTHLLAVLQVRTKNFGVEKRLLKSRRNHNRSLEMETWHDLANLYTSLSQWRDAEVCLSKSQSINPHSASRWHSTGLLYEAKGLQQEALESFRKALDVEPTHVPSLISTACILRQFGGQSLPVVRSFLMDALRLDRGNPSAWYNLGLLYKADARASTLETAECFEAAAFLEEHAPIEPFRWPPPTCCTF; this is translated from the exons ATGAGAACTAAGAAGTGGATGAGTAAGAGAAGATTCAGCATTAAAGGGAGGTTGGATAAAATGCTCAAGTGTATGCGTTCCGGTGAGCAATTAAGGGTAGATGAAGTCCCTCATTCGTCTGACTCCCTGGCTACTCGGGACTACTCAGCTAGTGGTGGCACTGGCCACTCGTCGCGAACGGGTGAGATAGAAACAAAGGTGGATAACAGCAATATTGAAGAAGCTGAATCGTCTCTGCGAGAGAGTGGTTATCTGAACTACGAG GAAGCAAGAGCTCTATTAGGAAGGCTTGAGTATCAAAAAGGTAACACAGAAGCTGCACTTCATGTATTTGAAGGAATTGACATTGCTGGTGTGATTCCCAAGATGAAAGTCTCCATTTCTCGAAGATGTGAGACCAACAGACGTCGTTCTCAAAGTGATGCGGGCCCACCCATGTCTATGCATGCTGTTAGTTTACTCCTTGAAGCTATTTTTCTGAAAGCGAAATCGTTGCAGGGTCTAGGACGGTTTGGAG AAGCTGCTCAATCTTGCAAACTTATTTTGGACACTGTAGAATCTGCATTACCAGATGGCTTGCCCGAAAACTTTGCTTCAGATTGTAAATTACAAGAGACTGTAGGTAAAGCTGTTGAATTACTTCCAGAATTGTGGATACTTGCTGGGGCTGCCCAAGAAGCTATCTTGTCATACCGGCAGGCTCTCCTCTATCGTTGGAATCTTGACATTGAACTTGCTTCAAAGATAGAAAAAGAATTTGCAGTTTTTCTCCTGTACAGTGGTTGTGATGCAAACCCCCCAAATCTCCGTTCGCAGATGGAAAGCTCCTTTGTGCCAAGAAACAATATAGAAGAGGCTATTCTGCTGTTGTTGGTTCTACTAAGGAAATTTGTTGCCAGAAGGATAGGATGGGACCCATCAATCCTCGATCATCTTTCTTTTGCCTTGTCCATTTCAGGGAAAGTGAGGGCCCTAGCCCATCAGGTTGAAGAATTGATTCCTGGAATTATGGGAAGACAAGAAAGATATTGCACTCTAGCACTTTGTTACTATGGGGAAGGTGAGGACTTGGTGGCTTTGAATCTcttaaaaaatgttttaaataaTCGAGAGAACACGGACTGCATTCTGGAGTTATTACTGGCTTCAAAGATTTGCAGTGAAAATTCGGTTTGCATTGAGGATGGGACCAAATACGTGTACAAAGCACTGTCAGAGTTGGATGGAAAATGCTGCCAAATGTTGAGTATCGCAAATTGCTTACTTGGTGTTTCCCTGTCAGCTAAATCCAGATCAGTCGCTTCTGATTCTGAAAGGATTTTGAAGCAGTCTGAAGCATTACAAGCACTACAAACTGCtgataaaattacaaaagagaGATCTCCATACGTTGTATATCATCTTTGTCTAGAACACGCTGAGCAAAGGAAGTTGGATATTGCACTTTATTATGCAAAGCAGCTATTAAAACTTGAGGCTGGTTCCAATATAAAATCATATGCTCTTTTGGCACGAATATTGTCAGCTCAAAAACGGTTCATTGATGCTGAGACTGTAATCAATGCTGCTCTAGATCAGACAGGGAAGTGGGATCAAGGAGAACTATTGCGAACTAAAGCAAAACTGCATATTGCACAAGGCCAGCTGAAGAATGCAATAGAAACATACACCCATCTTCTGGCTGTTCTTCAAGTTCGGACAAAAAACTTTGGTGTTGAGAAGAGGCTTTTAAAG AGTAGGAGAAACCATAATAGAAGCTTGGAAATGGAGACGTGGCACGATTTAGCTAATTTATATACAAGCTTGTCCCAATGGCGGGATGCTGAGGTCTGCCTTTCAAAATCCCAGAGCATCAATCCTCATTCTGCTTCCAGATGGCACTCTACAG GTTTACTCTACGAAGCCAAGGGTCTCCAGCAAGAAGCTTTGGAATCATTCAGGAAGGCATTAGATGTTGAACCTACCCACGTCCCAAGCTTGATATCCACTGCCTGTATACTCAGACAGTTTGGTGGCCAATCTCTACCAGTCGTTAGAAGCTTTCTCATGGATGCACTACGACTTGACAGAGGAAACCCTTCTGCTTGGTACAATCTGGGGCTGCTGTACAAAGCTGATGCGAGGGCATCAACGCTAGAAACAGCCGAGTGCTTTGAGGCAGCAGCTTTTCTTGAAGAACATGCGCCGATCGAACCCTTTCGATGGCCACCCCCGACTTGTTGCACCTTCTAA